From a region of the Oryza sativa Japonica Group chromosome 6, ASM3414082v1 genome:
- the LOC4342147 gene encoding uncharacterized protein isoform X1, whose protein sequence is MRDVGTPADRDHSSSGSASTSAQAKKPASTNAEEPSSPTRGGQQQDSRRLRTLSDPELDLLITLKDLAMVCTENASLAVLGHDYDLPTLRALGIVLLETLKERLKETSIDPSVFDRLALLSDSDAYFPSIASDSESEGVRSKTPMGANGKRKQTQAGWLSEEGRKKRTPASQR, encoded by the exons ATGAGGGACGTCGGCACACCAGCAGACCGTGACCACAGCAGCTCAGGCTCAGCCTCAACCTCAGCTCAG GCTAAAAAACCTGCGTCTACCAACGCTGAAGAGCCATCATCTCCTACTCGTGGCGGGCAGCAACAAGACTCACGACGGCTCCGGACCCTCTCCGACCCCGAGCTT GATTTGCTCATCACCTTGAAGGATTTGGCCATGGTATGCACGGAAAATGCCAGCCTCGCTGTGCTTGGTCACGACTATGATCTTCCCACGCTGCGTGCTCTTG GGATTGTTTTGCTGGAAACTTTGAAAGAACGACTTAAGGAAACCTCAATTGATCCAAGTGTTTTTGATAGACTGGCTCTCTTAAGTGATTCTGATGCGTATTTTCCCAGCATTGCGAGTGACTCTGAGTCTGAGGGAGTCAGATCCAAGACGCCAATGGGTGCCAATGGAAAAAGGAAGCAGACGCAGGCTGG GTGGCTCAGCGAGGAAGGTAGAAAGAAAAGAACACCGGCGAGTCAAAGATAG
- the LOC4342147 gene encoding uncharacterized protein isoform X2: MRDVGTPADRDHSSSGSASTSAQAKKPASTNAEEPSSPTRGGQQQDSRRLRTLSDPELDLLITLKDLAMVCTENASLAVLGHDYDLPTLRALALRVTLSLRESDPRRQWVPMEKGSRRRLGGSARKVERKEHRRVKDSSEQA, from the exons ATGAGGGACGTCGGCACACCAGCAGACCGTGACCACAGCAGCTCAGGCTCAGCCTCAACCTCAGCTCAG GCTAAAAAACCTGCGTCTACCAACGCTGAAGAGCCATCATCTCCTACTCGTGGCGGGCAGCAACAAGACTCACGACGGCTCCGGACCCTCTCCGACCCCGAGCTT GATTTGCTCATCACCTTGAAGGATTTGGCCATGGTATGCACGGAAAATGCCAGCCTCGCTGTGCTTGGTCACGACTATGATCTTCCCACGCTGCGTGCTCTTG CATTGCGAGTGACTCTGAGTCTGAGGGAGTCAGATCCAAGACGCCAATGGGTGCCAATGGAAAAAGGAAGCAGACGCAGGCTGG GTGGCTCAGCGAGGAAGGTAGAAAGAAAAGAACACCGGCGAGTCAAAGATAGCAGTGAGCAAGCATAG